Proteins from a single region of Oncorhynchus keta strain PuntledgeMale-10-30-2019 chromosome 20, Oket_V2, whole genome shotgun sequence:
- the LOC127909822 gene encoding uncharacterized protein K02A2.6-like, giving the protein MDQILDGIDHVVCFMDDILVSAPTIGEHLVVLDKVMSRLEKYGVRMKRSKCEFLQDSVEYLGYKIDAQGLHPTNSKVEAIVNAPAPTNISELRSFLGLLNYYGKFVANLSTLLHPLHQLLQADTKWNWSPQCEEAFKTCKQHLLKSKWLAQYNTEMKLRLACDASPYGVGAVISHVLPSGEEHPIAFASRTLSPSEKNYAQIEKEALSIIFGVKKFHKYLYGRKFQLLTDHKPLLAILGPKSAIPTLAALRMQRWALILLAYDYEIEYRRSSDHANADALSRLPCNSDSDSEDDRAVFQISLIDDLPISASDIAEETRKEPVLSKVLDLTLGGWPTFVNDDNLRPFIDKKDQLSTDQGCVLWGSRVVVPHKFQRRLLSDLHEGHPGITRMKALARSCLWWPGLDQDIQQHVGHCSPCEAVRNKPAAAPLHPWSWAATPWERIHVDYAEIDKQHFLVVVDVHSKWMKVFPTQLTTAEKTINLLRHLFASFGLVKELVSDNAPPFTSNDFEMLLKNNGVRHILSPPDHPASNGAAERSVQTFKKAWTRLQVQSVPIHQRLPRFLFTYRNTPHTVTECTPAELFLKRQPRTRLTLLKPDLSSTVAKHQLQQKKAHDRHSKTVREFKEEERVMVRDFRHPKRLWNSGVILQRRGPLTYQVQIGHRQVNVHVDHLLRSNAPAETCRENKNNNDPQDYSPDCGRTGETEPDLPPEPGPPQEAQEERRYPIRQRRAPQKVDL; this is encoded by the coding sequence ATGGATCAGATCTTGGACGGTATAGACCATGTAGTGTGCTTCATGGACGACATCCTCGTGTCAGCACCAACCATTGGAGAGCACCTTGTAGTGCTGGACAAAGTGATGTCAAGACTGGAGAAATACGGAGTGAGAATGAAACGCAGCAAGTGTGAGTTCCTCCAGGACTCAGTGGAGTATCTTGGATACAAGATTGATGCACAAGGCCTACACCCAACCAACAGCAAGGTGGAAGCAATCGTAAACGCTCCAGCACCCACAAATATCTCAGAGCTGAGGTCATTTTTGGGGCTCCTGAACTATTACGGAAAGTTTGTGGCAAACTTGTCCACATTGTTGCATCCGCTTCACCAACTGCTGCAGGCCGATACAAAGTGGAATTGGTCCCCACAATGCGAAGAAGCATTCAAGACTTGCAAACAGCATCTGCTAAAGAGCAAGTGGCTTGCCCAATATAACACAGAGATGAAGCTGAGACTTGCGTGTGATGCATCTCCATACGGAGTAGGAGCCGTCATCTCACATGTTCTACCGTCAGGTGAAGAACACCCTATTGCATTTGCATCACGGACTCTGTCACCAAGTGAGAAAAATTATGCTCAAATTGAGAAGGAAGCCCTGAGCATAATATTCGGAGTGAAGAAGTTTCACAAATACCTCTACGGAAGGAAGTTCCAACTGCTGACAGATCACAAGCCTCTGTTGGCCATCCTTGGGCCAAAATCGGCTATACCAACCCTTGCTGCACTTCGAATGCAACGTTGGGCTCTGATATTGTTAGCCTACGACTACGAGATTGAGTACAGACGATCCAGTGATCACGCAAATGCCGATGCACTATCAAGACTACCATGCAATAGTGACTCCGACAGTGAAGATGATAGAGCAGTCTTTCAGATCTCTCTCATTGATGACCTGCCCATATCTGCTTCTGACATAGCAGAGGAAACAAGGAAAGAACCAGTGCTTTCCAAAGTCTTGGACTTAACATTAGGCGGTTGGCCAACCTTCGTAAATGACGATAACCTTCGTCCATTCATCGACAAGAAAGACCAGTTGTCCACTGATCAAGGGTGTGTTCTGTGGGGATCAAGGGTGGTGGTACCTCACAAATTCCAGAGGAGACTGCTATCTGACCTGCATGAGGGACATCCAGGGATCACTCGAATGAAAGCACTCGCTCGCAGTTGTCTGTGGTGGCCTGGACTGGATCAGGACATTCAACAGCATGTAGGCCACTGCTCACCTTGTGAAGCTGTTCGCAACAAGCCTGCTGCTGCACCTCTTCATCCATGGTCCTGGGCTGCTACACCTTGGGAACGCATCCATGTGGATTACGCCGAAATTGACAAGCAACATTTCCTTGTTGTCGTCGATGTCCATTCCAAGTGGATGAAAGTGTTTCCTACTCAACTGACCACAGCTGAGAAGACCATCAATCTTCTCAGACACCTGTTTGCATCCTTTGGACTAGTCAAGGAGCTCGTATCGGACAATGCCCCCCCGTTCACGTCAAACGATTTTGAAATGTTGCTCAAGAACAACGGAGTAAGGCACATCCTGTCACCACCTGACCATCCGGCATCAAACGGAGCAGCGGAGAGATCCGTGCAAACCTTTAAGAAGGCCTGGACTAGACTCCAGGTTCAGTCTGTGCCCATCCACCAAAGGCTTCCCCGGTTCCTGTTTACTTACCGTAACACCCCACACACAGTAACGGAATGTACACCAGCTGAACTGTTTCTGAAACGCCAACCACGTACCCGCCTGACATTGTTGAAACCAGACTTGTCAAGCACTGTGGCAAAGCACCAGCTACAGCAGAAGAAAGCTCATGACAGACACTCAAAGACTGTCAGAGAAttcaaagaggaagagagggtgatgGTACGTGATTTCAGACACCCCAAGCGCCTGTGGAACTCAGGTGTGATCTTGCAACGCAGAGGACCTTTGACTTACCAAGTCCAAATTGGTCATCGCCAGGTCAACGTTCATGTGGATCATCTGCTACGGTCCAACGCCCCAGCAGAGACATGCCGAGAGAACAAGAACAATAACGACCCCCAGGACTATTCTCCTGACTGTGGACGTACGGGAGAGACAGAGCCTGACCTTCCACCCGaacctggcccaccacaggaaGCCCAGGAGGAGCGGAGATATCCTATTCGACAGCGAAGGGCACCTCAAAAGGTTGACCTGTGA